A single genomic interval of Ischnura elegans chromosome 3, ioIscEleg1.1, whole genome shotgun sequence harbors:
- the LOC124155643 gene encoding U6 snRNA-associated Sm-like protein LSm1, with translation MDSFIEAASLIGDVDKKLMVLLRDGRVLIGILRTVDQFANLVLHRTNERIHVGKEYGDINRGVIVVRGENVVLYGVVDKEMESNLPFKKVSVDEILDAQRKELEAKKEKDTLRAKALKERDLSHDDFF, from the exons ATGGATTCGTTCATCGAAGCTGCATCTCTCATCGGAGATGTTGACA AGAAGCTCATGGTTTTGCTGAGAGATGGAAGAGTACTAATTGGGATTTTGAGGACAGTTGACCAGTTCGCGAATCTCGTATTGCATAGAACTAACGAAAGGATACATGTGGGAAAGGAGTATGGTGACATCAACCGAGGAGTTATTGTGGTTCGGGGAGAAAACGTCGTTTTGTATGGAGTTGTG GACAAGGAAATGGAAAGTAATCTTCCTTTTAAGAAAGTGTCCGTTGATGAAATCCTAGATGCTCAGCGTAAAGAACTGGAAGCCAAGAAGGAGAAAGATACGTTAAGAGCTAAAGCCCTTAAAGAGAGAGACTTAAGTCATGATGATTTCTTCTAG